In Trichomycterus rosablanca isolate fTriRos1 chromosome 4, fTriRos1.hap1, whole genome shotgun sequence, one DNA window encodes the following:
- the d2hgdh gene encoding D-2-hydroxyglutarate dehydrogenase, mitochondrial isoform X2, with the protein MPLDLGAKGSCHIGGNVSTNAGGLRLLRYGSLRGTVLGLEVVLADGRVLDCLAKLRKDNTGYDLKQLFIGSEGTLGVVTAVSILCPRKPKSVNVAFLGCSSFQKLLETFQICRGMLGEILSAFEFLDAPCMNLVEQHLKLSNPITESPFYIVIETAGSNAAHDEEKLHNFLDKVMTSSLVTDGTVATEETKIKALWSIRERITEALRYDGFTYKYDISLPLEKIYDLVTDMRQHLGSRAKNVVGYGHLGDGNVHLNITSPSKDPDLLAAIEPYVYEWTSRWQGSVSAEHGLGLKKRNYIYYSKARPAVGLMADVKAMLDPKGILNPYKTLPDH; encoded by the exons ATGCCGCTGGATCTGGGAGCGAAGGGCAGCTGTCACATCGGAGGAAACGTGTCCACCAATGCCGGCGGCCTCCGACTTCTGCGCTACGGGTCACTCAGAGGGACGGTCCTGGGTCTAGAAGTG GTGTTGGCCGATGGCCGGGTCCTGGACTGTCTGGCGAAGTTACGGAAGGACAACACGGGCTACGACCTGAAGCAGCTCTTCATTGGTTCTGAGGGAACGCTCGGCGTGGTCACTGCCGTGTCCATCCTGTGCCCTCGTAAACCCAAGTCTGTCAACGTGGCCTTTTTAG GGTGCTCGAGCTTCCAGAAGCTCCTGGAGACGTTTCAGATCTGCCGTGGCATGCTGGGAGAGATCCTCTCAGCTTTCGAGTTTCTGGACGCCCCCTGCATGAACTTGGTGGAGCAACATCTCAAACTTTCCAACCCTATTACAG agAGTCCCTTTTACATCGTGATCGAGACGGCCGGATCCAATGCAGCCCACGATGAGGAGAAACTCCACAACTTTCTGGACAAAGTCATGACATCGTCACTGGTCACCGACGGCACGGTAGCAACAGAGGAGACGAAAATAAAG GCGCTTTGGTCTATAAGAGAGAGGATCACCGAGGCACTACGGTACGATGGGTTCACCTACAAATACGACATCTCGCTTCCTCTGGAGAAAATCTACGACCTGGTCACGGATATGCGACAGCATCTGGGCAGCAGGGCCAAAAACGTGGTCGGCTACGGGCATCTGG GTGACGGGAACGTCCATCTGAACATCACGTCTCCTTCCAAAGACCCGGACTTGCTGGCGGCCATCGAGCCGTACGTGTACGAGTGGACGAGTCGCTGGCAGGGCAGCGTCAGCGCCGAGCACGGCCTCGGCCTCAAGAAGAGGAACTACATCTATTACAGCAAGGCACGTCCGGCCGTGGGTCTGATGGCCGACGTCAAGGCCATGCTGGACCCTAAAGGGATTCTCAACCCGTACAAAACCCTGCCGGATCACTAA
- the d2hgdh gene encoding D-2-hydroxyglutarate dehydrogenase, mitochondrial isoform X1, with product MAVFRRCYRLQLLQSVTRWLNPLSTTHLHQGRTERAEWIQQRRLHDAAPARRPFSGVTPDDVNFFRELLPGRIITDPDVLESSNVDWLKSVKGSSEVLLRPRTTEEVSQVLRYCNERNLAVTPQGGNTGLVGGSVPVFDEIILSTALMNQVLSFDSISGILTCQAGCVLENASRYVEEREFIMPLDLGAKGSCHIGGNVSTNAGGLRLLRYGSLRGTVLGLEVVLADGRVLDCLAKLRKDNTGYDLKQLFIGSEGTLGVVTAVSILCPRKPKSVNVAFLGCSSFQKLLETFQICRGMLGEILSAFEFLDAPCMNLVEQHLKLSNPITESPFYIVIETAGSNAAHDEEKLHNFLDKVMTSSLVTDGTVATEETKIKALWSIRERITEALRYDGFTYKYDISLPLEKIYDLVTDMRQHLGSRAKNVVGYGHLGDGNVHLNITSPSKDPDLLAAIEPYVYEWTSRWQGSVSAEHGLGLKKRNYIYYSKARPAVGLMADVKAMLDPKGILNPYKTLPDH from the exons ATGGCCGTGTTTCGTAGATGTTAcagactccagctgctgcagtcCGTTACCAGGTGGCTAAATCCTCTAAGCACTACACATCTGCACCAAGGGAGAACCGAAAGAG CGGAGTGGATCCAGCAGCGGCGCCTTCACGATGCCGCCCCGGCTCGACGCCCTTTCTCGGGAGTCACTCCCGATGACGTGAACTTCTTCAGAGAGCTTCTGCCAGGAAGAATCATCACAGACCCTGACGTGTTGGAGTCCAGTAATGTGGACTGGCTCAAGTCAGTGAAAG GTAGCAGTGAGGTTCTGTTACGACCCAGAACTACAGAGGAGGTGTCTCAGGTCCTCAG GTACTGCAATGAGAGGAACCTGGCAGTGACTCCTCAGGGTGGGAACACAGGACTGGTAGGAGGCAGCGTTCCTGTGTTCGATGAGATCATCCTCTCCACCGCCCTAATGAACCAGGTCCTCAGTTTTGACAGCATCTCAG GTATCTTGACGTGTCAGGCCGGCTGCGTGCTGGAGAACGCGTCTCGGTACGTGGAGGAGCGAGAGTTTATCATGCCGCTGGATCTGGGAGCGAAGGGCAGCTGTCACATCGGAGGAAACGTGTCCACCAATGCCGGCGGCCTCCGACTTCTGCGCTACGGGTCACTCAGAGGGACGGTCCTGGGTCTAGAAGTG GTGTTGGCCGATGGCCGGGTCCTGGACTGTCTGGCGAAGTTACGGAAGGACAACACGGGCTACGACCTGAAGCAGCTCTTCATTGGTTCTGAGGGAACGCTCGGCGTGGTCACTGCCGTGTCCATCCTGTGCCCTCGTAAACCCAAGTCTGTCAACGTGGCCTTTTTAG GGTGCTCGAGCTTCCAGAAGCTCCTGGAGACGTTTCAGATCTGCCGTGGCATGCTGGGAGAGATCCTCTCAGCTTTCGAGTTTCTGGACGCCCCCTGCATGAACTTGGTGGAGCAACATCTCAAACTTTCCAACCCTATTACAG agAGTCCCTTTTACATCGTGATCGAGACGGCCGGATCCAATGCAGCCCACGATGAGGAGAAACTCCACAACTTTCTGGACAAAGTCATGACATCGTCACTGGTCACCGACGGCACGGTAGCAACAGAGGAGACGAAAATAAAG GCGCTTTGGTCTATAAGAGAGAGGATCACCGAGGCACTACGGTACGATGGGTTCACCTACAAATACGACATCTCGCTTCCTCTGGAGAAAATCTACGACCTGGTCACGGATATGCGACAGCATCTGGGCAGCAGGGCCAAAAACGTGGTCGGCTACGGGCATCTGG GTGACGGGAACGTCCATCTGAACATCACGTCTCCTTCCAAAGACCCGGACTTGCTGGCGGCCATCGAGCCGTACGTGTACGAGTGGACGAGTCGCTGGCAGGGCAGCGTCAGCGCCGAGCACGGCCTCGGCCTCAAGAAGAGGAACTACATCTATTACAGCAAGGCACGTCCGGCCGTGGGTCTGATGGCCGACGTCAAGGCCATGCTGGACCCTAAAGGGATTCTCAACCCGTACAAAACCCTGCCGGATCACTAA
- the acvr1l gene encoding activin receptor type-1, whose amino-acid sequence MGRRCTRVIFLLLLQALWTLAEDGSIECLCMGSDCMAQQCKGEQCYSSVTVSGGVPSFRRGCLIGPESRRMTCSASVSANHVVECCARPMCNANASVDALLGMLLKDPTGEPVRYRVETLVMLVLVPFAVLALLALLSVSVCRRLHPRRLERLHEFDPEQGAIDGLITSNMGDSTLADLLDHSCTSGSGSGLPFLVQRTVARQISLMECVGKGRYGEVWRGQWQGENVAVKIFSSRDEKSWFRETEIYNTVLLRHENILGFMASDMTSRNSSTQLWLIAHYHEHGSLYDYLQRTAVSAPDALNVAASVASGLVHLHAEILGTEGKPAIAHRDLKSKNILVKKDLRCCIADLGLAVTHTQADNQLDVGNNPKVGTKRYMAPEVLDETIQTDCFDAYKRVDIWAFGLVLWEIARRTYSNGIVEEYKPPFYDQVPNDPSFEEMRKVVCVEQQRPFIPNRWFSDPTLSAMVKLMKECWYQNPSARLTALRIKKTLDKIHSSLENGKPDC is encoded by the exons ATGGGTCGCCGCTGCACCCGAGTCATTTTCCTCCTGCTGCTCCAGGCGTTGTGGACATTAGCTGAAG ATGGCTCCATCGAGTGCCTGTGCATGGGGAGCGACTGCATGGCGCAGCAGTGCAAGGGCGAGCAGTGCTACTCCTCAGTGACGGTCAGCGGCGGCGTGCCGTCCTTCCGGCGCGGCTGCCTGATCGGGCCCGAGAGCAGGCGCATGACCTGCTCCGCGTCTGTCTCGGCCAATCACGTGGTGGAATGCTGCGCCCGGCCCATGTGCAACGCCAACGCGTCGGTGGACGCTCTGCTCGGGATGCTGCTCAAAG ATCCTACAGGAGAACCGGTGCGCTACCGCGTGGAGACACTGGTGATGCTGGTCCTGGTGCCCTTCGCAGTGTTGGCCCTGCTGGCCCTGCTGTCCGTCTCCGTGTGCCGCCGGCTGCACCCGCGCCGCCTGGAACGACTGCACGAGTTCGACCCGGAGCAGGGCGCCATCGACGGCCTCATCACCTCCAACATGGGAGACAGCACGCTGGCG GACCTGCTGGATCACTCCTGTACCTCAGGCAGTGGTTCCGGTCTGCCCTTCCTGGTGCAGAGGACGGTGGCGCGCCAGATCAGCCTGATGGAATGTGTCG GGAAGGGCCGATACGGAGAGGTGTGGCGGGGACAGTGGCAAGGAGAGAACGTAGCTGTTAAAATCTTCTCCTCGAGGGATGAGAAGTCATGGTTTCGGGAGACGGAAATCTACAACACCGTTCTGTTACGGCATGAGAATATTCTAG GGTTCATGGCGTCAGACATGACGTCGCGCAACTCGAGCACGCAGCTCTGGCTGATCGCGCACTACCACGAGCACGGCTCGCTGTACGACTACCTGCAGCGCACCGCCGTCTCCGCCCCCGACGCCCTGAACGTGGCCGCCTCCGTGGCCAGCGGCCTGGTGCACCTCCACGCGGAGATCCTGGGAACCGAGGGCAAGCCGGCCATCGCCCACCGCGACCTCAAGAGCAAGAACATCCTGGTGAAGAAGGACCTGCGCTGCTGCATCGCCGATCTCG GCCTGGCGGTCACTCACACTCAAGCCGACAACCAGCTGGACGTGGGTAACAACCCCAAAGTGGGCACCAAGCGCTACATGGCGCCCGAAGTGCTAGACGAGACCATTCAGACGGACTGCTTCGACGCCTATAAGAGAGTGGACATCTGGGCGTTTGGCCTCGTGCTGTGGGAGATTGCAAGGCGCACCTATAGCAACG GGATCGTGGAGGAGTACAAGCCTCCGTTCTACGACCAGGTACCCAACGACCCGAGCTTCGAGGAAATGCGCAAGGTGGTGTGTGTGGAGCAGCAGAGACCGTTTATCCCCAACCGCTGGTTCTCCGATCCC ACGCTTTCGGCCATGGTGAAGCTGATGAAGGAGTGCTGGTACCAGAACCCGTCGGCCCGTCTCACAGCGCTGCGCATCAAAAAGACTCTGGATAAAATCCACAGCTCGTTAGAAAACGGTAAACCGGACTGCTGA